DNA from Brassica napus cultivar Da-Ae unplaced genomic scaffold, Da-Ae ScsIHWf_2746;HRSCAF=3513, whole genome shotgun sequence:
AACGTTGAAAAGTCCAATTTAATCTCTCTTTAAATCTAAATTCTTCTTCACTCGGAATAACAGAACAGAGTAGCTAGAACACTAGATGTCTATTTTAATCTACTTCCTCTGGCTTTTGCTACTTTTCTTTGTAACAATAACCTTcacaaaaaagttccaaacctcgaAAATAAACCTTCCTCCAGGCCCACAAAAGCTGCCGATCATCGGGAACTTACACAACCTTGACGGGTTACTACACATATGTCTCCAAAAACTCTCCAAAACCTACGGACCAGTGATGAAACTCCAGTTCGGTTTTGTCCCTATTGTCATAATCTCTTCAaacaaagcagcagaagaagttCTCAAAACCCATGACCTAGATTGTTGCAGCCGACCAGAAACCATAGCGACGAAGAAAATCTCTTACAACTTTAAAGACATCGGGTTCGCTCCTTACGGGGAAGAATGGAGGGCGTTGAGGAAGCTCGCTGTGATCGAGCTATTCAGCTTGAAAAAGCTCAACTCTTTTAGGTatataagagaagaagagaatgacTTGCTGGTCAAGAAACTCTCTGAAGCTTCTCAAAAACAATCTCCCGTGAATCTGAAGAAAGCCCTTTTCACTTTAGTCGCTAGTATCATCTGTAGACTCGCCTTTGGTCAAAATCTTCATGAATCCGAGTTCATCGATGAAGATGGTATGGAGGAACTAGCGTCTAGGTCAGAGAAGCTTCAGGCCAAATTCGCTTTCTCTAATTTCTTCCCTGGAGGTTGGATTATTGATAGAATCACAGGTCAAAGCAAGAGCTTAGAAGGACTCTTCTCAGAGCTAGACGCCTTCTTCAACCAAGTGCTCGATGATCATTTAAAGCCAGGAAGAAGTGTGTTGGAGAGTCCAGATGTTGTGGATGTGATGATTGATATGATGAATAAACAAGGTGGAGAAGGTTCTTTTAAGCTCACTACTGATCATATCAAAGGAATCATCTCTGTAAGCAATTTAATCTAATCTCTCTTTCAGTGATTTTGTTAACTTTCTTGCTTAATCTTGATTGTGTTTTCTGACTTCATTAGTAGTTCTGGTTCCACTAGTATATACACTATAAGTTTTATTTAGATAACTATATGAAAAGTCAACATTTGTaacattaagaaaatatatacgaAACAAACATAGTATATATATGGGAAATTAGGCTCAATGACCATGAAAAAAACGGTAATTCACATTCTAGCTATTTAACCTAATATTTCTATACACACTAttacaattatatattaatacacTAATACCCCTGAAATATTACCGGCCCAACCTGctactataattaaataaatattttaattattaatcttaCGAAAGTAACTCGTGTCTCACCGTCGTTcacatttttctcttttaactTTCACCGTCGTTCATCGAATTCCTCCGACGCCTCGACTCTGCATGTAATCGACAGAGTTTCCATCTCCTTTGTCCTTCTTTGTCATCTCTTCCGTCCTCCATTGTCACTCGTTTTCGGCGTTAGGGGTCTCTGTTAAGATTTAAGCGGCGGTTAATAGCACACCCTTTCGACCGAACTTCTCCAACTCGATTCTTCTCAGATCTCTGAAACTCTCGTAAGTTCTCCTTGTTTTCCATTGATTATCTTCACTGTCTTCTCGTCCCTGCTTATTTTCTTTCAATTTGGAGCTCCTCTCAAAATTAGGGTACATAATTTATCGAGAAGAATTTGGAGCTCCTCTCAGAATTAGGATACATAATTTATCGAGAAGAATTTGGAGCTCCTCTCAGAATTAGGATATATAAATAGAATAGTACACATGTCTGCCTTCATAGTATAGTAATTATGAAATTGTTGATGAAATTTTCTATGTTGATGGCGAAGAATTATGGCGAATAATAGAGTTTCAAAGACTCTTATGGTGAGAGACAAGACTTGTGCAGTGGCGATCACCTCTATTTCTACAATCGAAACTAGTGTACTTATTTATGCATATAgaatagaaatgtaaaacaatatgtattttcatattttgtaatatgatatattttgttactatactattttattatgGTCCATTCTATTTGACGGTTACTAAAAAGTggtatattttgtttataaatatagtttgtaattttcttaagtTCTCACTATGGCTACATGTTTTTGAATCTGTAAAAAACATACTATGATCTATATTGATAATTTAATatcacatatataatattatgtatttattagattttgatatgtggatttagggtttatatttgggttaggGCTTAGTgattaaagtttagggtttagtatttaaaaggTGAGGTGGTATGGTTAGGTCATCATTAACTTCTTTCCATGCagttatatacattttataattttgaccAGTATGTattgtgttatttattttgttccattctatttgggtttatatattatattagggtttaggatttagagtttaggatttagggtttagggtttaatcaATACAACTTGTCTGTGTGAGATCTTTTATGCATAATCTATTTGAAatagaatataaaaaattatatgttcaaaCTATTCTATTTGAGATGGAATCGATTGACAAACTATTCTACTTAATATGAAATTGCATGATCTGTAACAAATGCGCTATCGTTCTTCATCATCGTAATgttgaaatataaaaagttcatttctatataaaatacaatgGATTACTCTGTTATAACCATGTTTCCAGAGGTTATCATTTGAGAAGCATTGAGTACTTACAACACATATATTTTGGCCTGTAATACGTGAACTATGCTATATATCTATATGGAATAGCAATTTTAAGAACATCAAATATCCATTACGTTTACGTATGTTCTGTGTATTATTATCTAATGTCGATGCATACTCTTTCATCATATgtgttaaatatatatgatgtaCGCTTTCAGTACAATTCTGTGATTGTTAATAAGGCACAAAAAAACAACCACTTCATTTACTTTAGACAATGCAACTGGAAACTTGTTGTTGAAAAGGGTATAACCGGTTAGATTGGGTGCAAAAAGCCTGATatttaattatgtcaaaatcatggCTACTTATTTAATTTGACACTCATATATGGCTATTTAGCCAATAAGCCCTATATATATTAGAGAATAAGTTATATTATGAGATGTTTATAAATCTGTTTCATAATGTTCTGTGTAGCTATATCATTATCATATACTGTGATAACAAGCTTATACTGAAATGCATGGTAAGAGTCAATTTGGTGACGAGTTAAGAAGTAGCAATCTGATTTTTACTCATGTACACTCCATTTCTACAACGTCTAATTAATATTTATCATGAAAAATTATAGTTATTTAAATCTTCAAATATTATACGTAAGCAATTCtctgaattttaattttgtgttttttccATAAATTTTCCCTTACATTATGGTCTTCATTCAACACTCTTGAATTTAGGATATATTTCTGGCCGGAGTAAACACAAGTGCGACGACCATACTTTGGGCAATGACAGAGCTAATGAGAAACCCAAGTGTGATGAAGAAAGTACAAGATGAGGTTAGGACAGTACTTGGTGAATCAAGACAGAGAATCACAGAAGAAGATCTTAACCAACTTAACTACTTCAAGCTTGTAATAAAAGAGACATTCAGATTACACCCGACAGCTCCACTTTTATTACCAAGAGAGACCATGTCACCAATCAAGGTCCAAGGCTACGATATTCCCAAAAAAACACAGATCATGATCAACGTTTACGCGATAGCACGCGATCCAAAACTTTGGGCGAATCCTGATGAGTTTAAACCTGAAAGATTTAGTGACATTTCTGTTGATTACAGAGGATTGAACTTTGAGCTTTTGCCTTTTGGCTCTGGTCGAAGGATTTGTCCAGGTATGACAATGGGCATCGCGATGGTCGAGTTAGGATTGTTAAATTTGCTTTACTTCTTTGATTGGGTAATGCCTGAAGGGACAACAGTGAAAGATATCGATATGGAAGAAGAAGGTGCGGTTATTATTAGCAAGAAAGCTCCTCTTGAACTTGTGCCTATTTGTCCCCGTTGAACAAATTGAAGAGAAAAACACATCTTAAAATATGAGAAAATATGCTTTTATTTTCTCCATATTTTGTAGTGAAGTAATAATTTCTAGAATCGTAtgttcttaaattttaatttgcATTGTGGCATGGGTATTATGTATATTGAATACCATTTCTCAATAAATGCATGTAATGCAGGTTTGATGTGAAAATGATACAGCTTGTTACATAATTACATGTAGCTCTGAAAAGTATTGGTCTAAccaaaagataataatattccCAACATATACACATTTTTCAGTTAGCGAATGTGATATGTAACTAAATGAGTGTCCTTTTAAAGCGCAGCCTGTGCTCTTGATTTTTTAAcacattttgttttgtaaaattatagCAAAATTATATACTCtgtgtaaaaaatattatactggGAGTGATTGGTTGGGTTGTAGGAAGTAGCTTTAGCTTTAATTTTCATCTACAACCTTAATTACCACTAATCATGCTTTATCTTgatttttaaagctacaactaaaatattaaagctacagcaaaaacacacaaaaatggttgtaaaaatcttattttctaaagcctcatttttttagaaattttaaatctacATTACTTAAAGTTAAATCAAAAATCCTACAGACAAAATGCTAAAGTAAATTTTCTATAGTTAcaacccaaccaatcacccccactATTTGTTTATGTAAACCAAGTATTTAATATCacaaaacaattaatttaaagGAAATTAAATTTCAGTTTTTGCGGATAGCCAATAAtaatctgctcccttcaagatTACTTCCCAAATACATTTATATaccaaaatgatttttttttttttggaggaaAAAAGATGATGCCAACATTTTTCTGTGgatcatttaatatatttagaagataaagaatgaaaaaccttttaatagaaaaaaaattatgaagtcacacactataatatttttcttctcttaaAGCATAATACTGGAGAAATGCGAACTTtaaagaaaaggaggatgaggaTCTTGACTTATTCTCCAGAACAAACTTACAGAGACAGCTCCTCCTTAGATACCATAAATCCTGGCTTATAAAATTAATACCTCATGGTGCAGTCTTAAAATCAAATGAATGCTCAGATCGATGCCTCTAATTTTCGGAGGTGTTAGAAATATTTGTTTACTGATCCTACGGTTACCACATGATCTTTTTCTATGGTTTGGTTTCACTCACGATAATTTAATCATTTCTAATAGGTCGTCCATTATTTAACTACTTCAGCTCAAGCACATttagttttagagatttttttggATTGTACCCTAAAAAATAAATGCATTTtaacgatatatatattcaaatcgattattttaaacattttaacaTACAGTATCTAACTATTATATGCGCTTTTACAATATTAATCATATACACTATCACAATATTTGGCAGCTATTTTGTATTAATATTTGGTTATATTTATCATTTCGGTTTCTTGCTAATTTTGCTAATTtggattttattaaaaaaaatagaagaattaTTATGTGagtgtaacatttttttttttaattttccttGACGTTGCTTTAATGAAAGATGAAAGAGAAACAATAGCATAAATGGATATTACTTTTTGtggatattaaatatttattaataaatttggtATAAGATAATagtataaaatgtaaaataattatgaaatcTTTTACCTTGGAAATAAGCTGGTTCCCAACTTTGCtacccgaaccaaaccaaaaacaaaaataactgAATTGAATTTTCTAAATACCTGAACGGATCCTAAAGCTTTAGAATCAAAGAACCGaaagaaccaaaaaaatcgAACCGGAAGTGAACCGAAAATTGAATGCCCATGGCTATTTGCGATTGTTGTATTGTGTGTCTTcaattcatgttttcttcaaTTTTAACGAAAAGGTATTATCTTTCTTTGTAaattaaagatatttttgcCTTGTAACCTACAaagtaaaaatgtataatacataatatatcgTAAATCCTAATACAAGCATAGAtagttaatataattaattataaaatcatatttgaacATGTTGATATGTTTTCTTAACATTAtaatcttttaaatattactaGATTATTTTCTCGTTCtcatgcacggatataaatatttaatttgaattataattaatatgtatgatttatttttgttctattgattaaaaatttgattatttttatttgcatttaatTTGATTCTTTTCTTAGATTAttctataatttaatatatgctattttaaaaatcaaatagtaaaaataattaaagtgtTGATCGATTCAATGTTACATAAATGAATATAACAACAAAaatcttttgaatcctcatgcatatatatattttacacaaAAGAACTTAATTGAAATTGTTGGTTAATATCTCtacaatattatttaagaattttatatttatgtattgaTATGTTGAGTCGTTCTATAATATCCATGTATAGAAAATATtaccataaataataatatattattcttaGTGAAAAGTTTTATGgggaaatttcatgtttaccacttttataGTACCATTTTTCATTGTTATCACCAATaaagagatattttcaaaaatatgttcttcattaagtagcaaaatactcttatacccttgttctctatatatataataaatcattatttagataaaaaataaacaaattagtataatttatatattaaaatattaaaaccgaaatgaaaaaaataaatacatttaaaaccaaccaaagtttaaaaataatcgagcagttcatatattttagaaccaaaccaaaaatcaaataagtataatttatatatctaaaatattgattatttcaatttttaaattaccaattattttaaaatactactTATAAAttgaaatatccaaaaaaaaaatatccaaatagtTTTTATCTgaattatgtaaaattatttgaataacCTTAAAGAATCAAATGACCTAAATATGTATCATTCAAAATAGCTATAATTATTCAATTACCCAATATTTAATCTTAAAACTGAAAATAGTTTTTTActtgaattataaaaaaattaaccagAAAAAGAAACGAAGCGGAACCAAATTTTATCTGCtattagttaatttttataattgttacccagaccaaaccaaaaacataaatcaaacgaatttcatttaaaaaaaactaatggaaTGGAATCGAAAACTGGATGCCTATATTTCTAGTCTTGGGTTTCGGAACATGCAACTTAATTTCTTGTAGTGAACACGAAACGGCGGCTTAAAATCTTCAAATAGTCACCACTCgaagaaaaaaatcatcttcTCATTTATGGCTTGTCGTTAAATGGCTATGATGATTTTAATGCAAGCAGAGTCGTACCAAGGACCAACATGTCCCtccaattattattattattattattttattttgttttgtcccTCCAATTATTCAACAACTGTGATATGAAGAATCGTTCAAAATCATGAAATTATTCGTCGTCAACTATACGCAGTTATGTCTTCTACAattaacacacacacacatacacacacacatatatatatatttgctagtgtcttaacaaaatttattggATGATGTGATATAtagttgaaaaacgtttttaggATTCAactataatttcaaaattttaatgatctaatttatatttaaaaaacataattattatagcAATTTACCATTTATATCTTCTCTAATTTTGCTCCGTTTGTGtataattgtataaattttCTCTAAACACTTACAAAAACCAATATATTcgaataaatttatttgatatagtATTATggtaaaaaaatcatgttactAGAACAATATTCaaattacttaattatttttggatgattcaaatattttttcattagtGTACAAATGTATGATTTTTATATAGATACTATGTTTATAAACATagtatctataaaaaaaattaaatttgaccAATATGTCAGATGAATAATAAAGtaattgaataaaaattattagagaaaatAATTGAACTagatacatttttataaattaactaaaaatatttaaactaatttactatattaattgtaattattTTGTCATGTTTAATATATTGGTTATAAAGTGAGATCACTTTTGAAAAGTGAGAAACATAACAAttgatcatattatatataataaaaataacaaaaaacacGTTCTAAAgttataaaacataaacaaatcgAATTCATGTACATGTAAAACATGAAATCGTAGTCACTAACTAACTGGCGCGTGAGTTCTTTTTTCATGAGCTTTAAGCACGTAGGAAGCACAATTGCTAATTATTATCCATCTTTTGTCAACTACGTAGTTATCTCGAGGCCCTGGCCCGCCTATTAAATTTGGTGCATAGACAGTAGTGTCTCTGCATGTTTGTGGCTCAAAATCTACAAAAATGAGTTGCTCTAAAGATTGgataagattttaattttaatcaagaATCATTTTATGGACATCGCCGGTCATGATATTTTGGAACTATAGACAATTTAGTAAGTCTAAAGAAAACCATCAGctctgtgacaaaaaaaaaacccatcaGCTGAAATAATGGaatgtaatattttgaaatttatgaaatttcatcaaaattttcTATTGAAAACCATCAGCTGAAAAGGTCAAAAGAAATTTTTGTATTCACAGATGTATATGCATGCTACGATAAACCACGTTCAGGGCCGTCTAACAGCACGCGCAAGTGGAGCGGTCGAACAGGGtcctgaaatataaaaataaaaaatttaaagatttttcaaaatatatagataaattatggtaagaaactttaaaattttagatataatgcTAAATTTAGagcttataattaaaaaaaaatcagacgaagttattaaattttaaaattatttgataaaatgtacgattaaaaaaaaatttgaacagGGCCTAAAATTAATTTGAGACGGCCCTGACCACGTTTATGGGAGTTAGGTTTTTCAATTTCTTTCTAATGTTTCTGTGCGAATTGAGGTAGCATAGCAATAGAACCATCTCTAGATTAAAGGGATTATGCGTGTCCAAAGATGTAAAAGGGGCTTTTAAattaaacttattttattatttttgcttTAATTACGAAAAATACGAAACATAATTCTACCAATTACAACTcatgaaaataaaatcaaaatcgaaCCAACTGCAAGAGACCGATGCACACAAATCTtgatattatgattttattattatatcgTTTACTTTTTTCACCACTTCACCATTTATGTGGAGTTGGAATCAGCTCAAGAGGAACTTTCTTGGCGATGACGAAAGCTCCAGCTTCTTCCATGTCTATGTCTTCAATGGTCATTCCATCAGGCAAACTCCAATCAAAGAAGTAGAGAACGTTAAGTAAACCTAGTTCGACGATAGTTATCCCCGTGGCCATCCCTGGACAAATCCTGCGACCAGCACCAAATGGCAACAACTCGTAATGTTGACCCTTATATTCGACAGGACTATCGATAAACCTCTCGGGGACGAAATCATTAGGGTTTTCCCAACAGTTGGGATCACGCCCTATTGCGTAAGTGTTGATCTCAATCATTGTGTTTTTGGGAATGTTGTAGCCTTGTATCTTGATATCAGACATGGTCTCTCTTGGGAGTAAGAGAGGAGCTGGTGGGTGTAATCTAAATGTTTCTTGGATCACAAGTTTCAAGTAGTGAACCTTCTCTAGATCTTGTTCAGtgattttttctttgttgtcaCCAAGGGTTACTCGGATCTCCTGTTGGAGTTTCTTCATCACCTTTGGGTGTCTGGTGAGTTCCGTCATGGCCCATATCATGGTGATGGCTCCTGCGTTCACTCCCGCTAGAAACACATCCTGATCATAAAACGAACACATAGTTAATTATCATTTCAAATTATACACGTACCACTTGGTTATAGTACATCTCAGTAGGAGTTTCTAACCGTCATTATCTCATCAAAAAGTACTAATATTCTATTAGTAAATTTCAGAGAAATTCATGGTGAGAGAGAGAATCCTTAGAATGtttaaagatatttaaaataaataaatagaaaagtGAAATATTGTTTACTCACCGACATAACTCCTTTTAGATGATCATAGGTGACTTTAAACGAACCGAGTTTGCTTTCTTTATTGATCATATCCAACATGACACTAATGATGTCTGAATGGTCTTCAGGTTGTCCGGGTTTCAAATGATCATCGATCACATGTTGAAAGAAGTTACTAAGTCTGGCAAAGGCTTTGTGCAACTCCGAGTGTTGTCCAGAGATCCGGTCAATAACCCACCCAAGACCCGCGGGGAAGAAGTCAGTGAACGCGAATGAGCCAAGATTGGTCTCAGATTCTAGCACAAGCTCTTCAACTTTGTCCATATCAACAAAATCGCACTCGTGGAAGTTCTGTCCAAAAGCGAGTCTACATATGATACTCGCGGTAAGAGAGAAAAGAGCTTTTCTCAAATCCACCAGAGTTTGTGTCTCAGCAGATTCCGAGATTCTCTTGACGA
Protein-coding regions in this window:
- the LOC106432919 gene encoding cytochrome P450 71B22 codes for the protein MSIFLYFILLLPLLLIFLKQLSPSKGKLPPGPIGLPLIGNLHQLGKSLHRSFHKLSQNYGPVMFLRFGVVPVVVFSTREAAEEVLKTHDLETCTRPKLSATKLFSYNYKDIGFAQYGDDWREMRKLAMLELFSSKKLKAFRYIREEESELLVKRISESAETQTLVDLRKALFSLTASIICRLAFGQNFHECDFVDMDKVEELVLESETNLGSFAFTDFFPAGLGWVIDRISGQHSELHKAFARLSNFFQHVIDDHLKPGQPEDHSDIISVMLDMINKESKLGSFKVTYDHLKGVMSDVFLAGVNAGAITMIWAMTELTRHPKVMKKLQQEIRVTLGDNKEKITEQDLEKVHYLKLVIQETFRLHPPAPLLLPRETMSDIKIQGYNIPKNTMIEINTYAIGRDPNCWENPNDFVPERFIDSPVEYKGQHYELLPFGAGRRICPGMATGITIVELGLLNVLYFFDWSLPDGMTIEDIDMEEAGAFVIAKKVPLELIPTPHKW
- the LOC106432914 gene encoding cytochrome P450 71B23 isoform X1; this translates as MSILIYFLWLLLLFFVTITFTKKFQTSKINLPPGPQKLPIIGNLHNLDGLLHICLQKLSKTYGPVMKLQFGFVPIVIISSNKAAEEVLKTHDLDCCSRPETIATKKISYNFKDIGFAPYGEEWRALRKLAVIELFSLKKLNSFRYIREEENDLLVKKLSEASQKQSPVNLKKALFTLVASIICRLAFGQNLHESEFIDEDGMEELASRSEKLQAKFAFSNFFPGGWIIDRITGQSKSLEGLFSELDAFFNQVLDDHLKPGRSVLESPDVVDVMIDMMNKQGGEGSFKLTTDHIKGIISDIFLAGVNTSATTILWAMTELMRNPSVMKKVQDEVRTVLGESRQRITEEDLNQLNYFKLVIKETFRLHPTAPLLLPRETMSPIKVQGYDIPKKTQIMINVYAIARDPKLWANPDEFKPERFSDISVDYRGLNFELLPFGSGRRICPGMTMGIAMVELGLLNLLYFFDWVMPEGTTVKDIDMEEEGAVIISKKAPLELVPICPR
- the LOC106432914 gene encoding cytochrome P450 71B23 isoform X2, producing MSILIYFLWLLLLFFVTITFTKKFQTSKINLPPGPQKLPIIGNLHNLDGLLHICLQKLSKTYGPVMKLQFGFVPIVIISSNKAAEEVLKTHDLDCCSRPETIATKKISYNFKDIGFAPYGEEWRALRKLAVIELFSLKKLNSFRYIREEENDLLVKKLSEASQKQSPVNLKKALFTLVASIICRLAFGQNLHESEFIDEDGMEELASRSEKLQAKFAFSNFFPGGWIIDRITGQSKSLEGLFSELDAFFNQVLDDHLKPGRSVLESPDVVDVMIDMMNKQGGEGSFKLTTDHIKGIISNYGE